Proteins encoded within one genomic window of Novipirellula galeiformis:
- a CDS encoding purine-cytosine permease family protein yields MSISTDPQSIASMKSEQLPIPDHKLHGWTHFVGLYAAEHVAATEFVIGATFVALGATTQDILIGLLIGNVLAILSWTLITAPIAVQTRLSLYTYLHKIAGDSMTNLYNWANVLIFTVISAAMITVSCTAVRLLFNIPAQLQWYPTNGLFVLVVLAVGMIVVLVAMYGFNAVAEFSGICGPWLVVMFISGALVLFPALAESVLGRTELWSIGEFITIGDQTIWTGVDSNGAPGIGLLEVIGFAWAANTITHFGLIDMALLRYAKRSIYGLCTSAGMLFGHYVAWIASGIMGAGAAVLLKSTIAQLDPGDVAYNALGWSGYVIVIVAGWTTANANLYRAGLAAQAIFHNHSRKMVTFTVGCVTVVIACFPFVFGQMLPLLTYAGLLVVPVGAIVFAEHVLFPRIGFTRYWMTYRKLNHSTPAVASWIAGLAFGFGLNAMNVMSFYYLFLPTWVFTILLYTVLAKQYGAAEKYPAEEQAERERNTAIKEFQTQQAITEGEPVKDHSLLSKGLRVVSRTSLALTLILAIKVMFWSPDMLSYQSNAATFYTWGFVFTVTYFVFAYWHLRRDKALNKHLAE; encoded by the coding sequence TGCCGATTCCCGATCATAAGCTTCACGGCTGGACGCACTTCGTCGGTCTGTACGCAGCCGAGCATGTCGCTGCGACCGAGTTTGTGATCGGTGCGACCTTCGTCGCTTTGGGGGCGACGACGCAAGACATTCTGATCGGACTGTTGATCGGAAATGTGCTGGCGATCCTCAGTTGGACGCTCATTACCGCGCCGATTGCGGTGCAAACCCGGCTGAGTCTGTACACGTATCTGCACAAGATCGCCGGTGACTCGATGACCAACCTCTACAACTGGGCCAACGTGCTGATCTTTACGGTCATCTCGGCAGCCATGATTACGGTATCGTGCACAGCGGTGCGGCTGTTGTTCAATATTCCTGCGCAATTGCAGTGGTATCCCACCAATGGATTGTTCGTGTTGGTCGTGCTGGCCGTTGGAATGATCGTCGTGCTGGTGGCGATGTATGGCTTTAATGCGGTTGCCGAATTCTCGGGGATTTGCGGGCCCTGGTTGGTGGTGATGTTTATCAGCGGTGCGTTAGTGTTGTTCCCGGCGCTGGCGGAATCGGTGCTGGGCCGCACCGAACTGTGGAGCATCGGAGAATTCATCACGATTGGAGACCAGACGATTTGGACCGGAGTGGACAGCAACGGAGCCCCAGGCATCGGATTGTTGGAAGTGATCGGCTTCGCCTGGGCGGCCAATACGATCACGCACTTTGGTTTGATCGACATGGCGTTGTTGCGCTATGCAAAACGTTCGATCTATGGATTGTGTACTAGTGCGGGGATGCTGTTTGGGCACTATGTCGCCTGGATTGCCTCAGGCATCATGGGGGCGGGGGCGGCGGTGCTGCTGAAGTCGACCATCGCCCAGCTTGATCCGGGGGACGTAGCGTACAACGCCTTGGGTTGGTCGGGATATGTAATTGTGATTGTCGCTGGCTGGACGACGGCGAACGCGAATCTGTATCGGGCAGGGTTAGCCGCCCAGGCGATCTTCCACAATCATTCACGTAAAATGGTTACGTTCACGGTGGGATGTGTGACCGTGGTGATCGCCTGTTTTCCATTTGTGTTTGGCCAAATGCTTCCCTTGCTGACGTATGCGGGGTTATTGGTCGTGCCGGTGGGGGCGATTGTATTTGCCGAGCACGTCCTCTTTCCGCGCATCGGGTTCACTCGATACTGGATGACCTACCGCAAGCTGAATCACAGCACTCCAGCGGTCGCTTCCTGGATCGCCGGGCTGGCGTTCGGATTCGGGTTGAATGCGATGAACGTGATGTCGTTTTACTATCTGTTTCTGCCAACGTGGGTCTTCACGATCCTGTTGTACACCGTGTTGGCAAAGCAGTATGGGGCTGCGGAGAAGTATCCGGCTGAAGAACAGGCCGAGCGGGAGAGGAACACGGCGATCAAGGAATTCCAGACCCAGCAAGCGATCACCGAAGGCGAGCCAGTGAAGGATCATTCCCTGCTGTCCAAAGGCTTGCGTGTCGTCTCCCGAACCAGCTTGGCACTTACGTTGATTCTGGCAATCAAGGTCATGTTTTGGAGTCCGGACATGCTGAGCTACCAAAGCAATGCCGCGACATTTTATACCTGGGGATTCGTTTTCACGGTCACGTATTTCGTATTTGCCTATTGGCATCTGCGACGGGACAAAGCACTCAACAAGCATTTGGCCGAATAA